In the Chromobacterium sp. ATCC 53434 genome, CAGCGGCGGCGCGGCCAGGCCGGGCGGCGACGATTTCTCCCACTTGGATAGCTACCGCCATGGCGACACGCCGCGGCAGATCGCCTGGAAGGTGCTGGCCCGGCGCGACGTGCTGGCCAGCAAGCGCTTCGTCGGCGACAGCGGCGCCGAGGAGCTGCTGCTCGACTGGCGCGATTACGGCCGGGAGCCGGATGTCGAGCGGCGACTGTCGCGGCTGGCCTGGCGCGTAGAGGAATGCGAGCGTCGCCGGCGGCGCTACCGGCTGTTGCTTCCCGACGGCGAAATCGGCCCGCAGCCGCGGCAGCGCGAGCAGGCGCTGGCGGCGCTGGCCTTGTTCGGGAGGGACGCGTGAGCGGCGTCGAGCCGCCGCCGCGCGGCATTCCCGCCTTGCTGGCGCTGGGCTGGACCGTCTTGCCGCTGGTCTGGTTTCTGCCGCCGTGGGTGCCGCTTTTGAGCATGCTGGCGCTGCTCGGGCGCGGCGGGCTGGCGCGGCGCGGCGCGGCGATGCCGTCGCGCTGGCTGCTGCTGCCGGCGCTGCTGCTGGCGGTCGCCGCGCTGTGGCTGAGCCTGCGCACCCTGGTCGGCCGCGAGGGCGGCGTGGCGCTGCTGGTGCTGTTGCTCGCCTTCAAGGCCTACGAGACCGCCAGCCTGCGCGATTGGCGGGTATTGCTGGCGTTGGGCTTCTTTCTGGCGGCGATGCCGCTGCTGTTCGATCAGTCGCCGGCGATGGCGGTCTGGCTGGTCGCCAGCCTGCTGCTGCTGACTTGGGCCACCGCGGCGCTGGCCGGCGGCGCGCCGCGCGGCAGCTGGCGCAGCGCCGGGCAGGCGCTGCTGTTGTCCTTGCCGATGATGCTGGCGCTGTTCGTGCTGATGCCGAGGCTGCCGGAGCCGCTATGGAGCGTGCCGGAGCCGCGCCATGCCGCCTCCAGCGGCCTGGGCGACGATATGGAGCCGGGCAGCATCAGCCAGCTGATCCTGAACCGCGAGCCGGCGTTCGCCGCGGTCTTCGCCGGGCAGGCGCCGGCGCCGGACCAGCTGTACTGGCGGGTGCTGCTGCTGGACGATTTCGACGGCCGGCGCTGGATAGGCGTAGGCGGGCAACAGGGCGAGCGCGCGGCGCTGGCCGGCGGCCGTCCGCTGCGCTACAGCCTGTTGCTGAAGCCGGACAGGGGCAGGCTGCCGGCGCTGGAACTGCCGCGGACGCCGGACGCCGACGCGCGCCTGGAGGCCGGGGGGCTGTTGCGGGTGGACGAGAAGCGCGACGAGCTGGCGCGTTTCTCGCTGGAAAGCGGACTGGGCGGCCGCTATCTGGCGCCGCTGTCCGCGCGCGAACAGGCCTTCTATCTGCGCCTGCCGCCGGGCAATCCGCAAAGCCGGGCCTTGGCGGCCAGGCTGGCCGCCGGCGCCGGAGACGCGCGCGGTTTCGCGCGCGCGGCCCTGGCGTACCTGCGGCGCGGCGGCTTCCGCTACACCTTGCAGCCGCCGCTGCTGGAGGGACAGGCCATCGACGGCCTGCTGTTCGGCAGCCGCCAGGGTTTTTGCGAGCACTATGCGTCGGCCTTCGCCTTCCTCGCGCGCGCGGCCGGCATTCCGGCGCGGGTGGTGGTCGGCTACCAGGGCGGCGAATACAACCCGGTCGGGCGTTTCTGGCAGGTGCGCTCGTCCGATGCCCACGCCTGGGTCGAAGTCTGGCTGGCCGATGCCGGGCAATGGCTGCGGGTCGATCCGACGGCGGCGGTGTCGCCGGGCCGGCTGGAGCAGGGCGCGGAACAGGCGCTGCCGGCCCTGCGCGGCGATGTCGGCGCCGCGGCGATATTGCCGCCGCGCTGGTGGCGGCATGCGCGGCAGCAATGGCAGGCGGTCGATTTCGCCTGGCAGCAATGGGTGGTGGGCTACGACGCCGACCGCCAGCAGGGCCTGTTCCAGCGGCTGGGGCTGGGGGGGCGGGTCGACGCGGCCAGCGTGACGCGCGGCTTGCTGATCGCCTTGCTGCCGGCGCTGCTGCCGCTGATGTGGTGGTGGCGGCGCAGGCCGGGCGGGCCGCCGCTGCCGGAGGGCTGGGCGCTGCTGCGGCAGCGGCTGGCGCGCCGGGGCGTGGCGGTGGCGCCGTCGCAGGGGCCGCTGGAGCTGCTGAAGGCGGCGCGGGCGCTGCCGAGCGACGATTACCGGCGCTTGAAGGCTCTGGTCGGCGAATACATCGATCTGCGCTACCGGGCGCCGCAGCCGGACCAGGTCCGGGCGCGGCGCTGGTTGCGGCGGGCGCGGCGCTGGAAATGACAAAGGCCCGGCAAGGACCGGGCCCGAGGCGGCGACCGCCGCGTTTCAGAGCAGGAAGTCGCGCGAGATGCCTTTGCGGCGCAGGATGCGGCGCAGCTGTTCCAGGCCCTCGATCTGGATCTGGCGCACCCGCTCGCGGGTCAGGCTCAGCGAGGCGGCCAGCTCTTCCAGCGTGCAGATCTCGTAGCCGTTCAGGCCGTAGCGCCGCTCTATCACCAGACGTTGCTTCTCGTTCAGCTGACTGAGCCAGTCATGGACGAACATTTCCAGCTGGCTGTTGTGCAGCTGCAGCTCCGGTTCCTCGTGCTGCTCGTCCGGAATCGACTCGCCGATGGACAGCATCGGGTCGATGTCCAGCGGCGCGTCCAGCGAGGCCATGCGCTCGTTCAGGTTCATCACCTTGCGCACGTCCTCGACCGGTTTGCCGACCAGGTGGGCGATTTCCTCTATGCTGGGCTCGCGGCCGATCTGGCTTTCCAGATGGCGGGAGGCGCGCAGATAGACGTTCAGTTCCTTGATCACGTGCACCGGCAGGCGGATGGTGCGCGACTGGTTCATGATCGCCCGCTCTATGCTCTGGCGTATCCACCAGGTGGCATAGGTGGAAAAGCGGAAGCCGCGTTCGGGATCGAATTTCTCCAGCGCGTGCATCAGGCCGATATTGCCTTCCTCGATCAGGTCGAGCAGCGCCAGTCCGCGGTTGATGTAGTGCTTGGCGATGTTCACCACCAGCCGCAGATTGTGTTCGATCATCTTCTGGCGGGCTTCGAACTCGCCCGCCACCACGCGCCGCGCCAGCGCCAGCTCTTCCTGCGGCGTCAGCAAGGCATTGTTGCCGATGTCGTTCAGATAGATCTGGGTGACGTCGGCCACCACGTCCTCGAAGACCGCGGTGCTTTCGGCGGCCTCTTCGGCCTCCGCCTCGGCTGCGGCTTCTTCGCTGTTTTCCTCGTCGAGAAGTTCGTTCTCGTCCAGGATGTCGGTTTCGTTGCTCATCTCGCTACCCCCGTCGCTGTCTTGTCCCGGCGGGCGTAGCTGGCTACGCCCGATCAGGACTTGTGTTCAAGATACTGCATCGGGTCCACCGGCTTGCCGAAGCGGCGGATCTCGAAGTGCAGCTTGACTTGGTCGGCATCGGAATTGCCCATTTCGGCAATCTTCTGCCCTTTCTTGACAGACTGTCCCTCCTTGACCAGCAATTGGCTGTTGTGCGCGTAAGCCGACAGGAAGGTCTTGTTGTGTTTGATGATGATCAGCTTGCCGTAGCCTCGCAGCCCGGCGCCGCTGTACACCACCTTGCCATCTCCCGCCGCGAGCACCGGCTGGCCGAGGCGCCCGCTGATTTCAATCCCCTTGTTGTTTTCCGAATAGCCTTTGCTGAGCTTGCCCTCGGTCGGCCACAGCCATGCCACCGCGTCTTCCTGTGCGGTCGGCGCGCTGGCGTCGGCGGCCGGCGAGGGCGATGCCGCGCTGGCTTCCGGCTTCTTGCCCGGCAGCGGGGCGCTGGCCGGGGTCGATGCCTGAGCGTTGTGCTTGTCTCCCGCGCGTCCCTCGCTCTGGGCCGCCAGGTCTTTCACCGCATCGCCGCCATATGGCAGCTTCAGGGCCTTGGGATAGGCCTTTACCGTTGTCGCGCCGCCGGCCTGGGCCGCGGCGTGGTCGGCCGCCGTCGCTTCCGGG is a window encoding:
- a CDS encoding DUF3488 and transglutaminase-like domain-containing protein, producing MSGVEPPPRGIPALLALGWTVLPLVWFLPPWVPLLSMLALLGRGGLARRGAAMPSRWLLLPALLLAVAALWLSLRTLVGREGGVALLVLLLAFKAYETASLRDWRVLLALGFFLAAMPLLFDQSPAMAVWLVASLLLLTWATAALAGGAPRGSWRSAGQALLLSLPMMLALFVLMPRLPEPLWSVPEPRHAASSGLGDDMEPGSISQLILNREPAFAAVFAGQAPAPDQLYWRVLLLDDFDGRRWIGVGGQQGERAALAGGRPLRYSLLLKPDRGRLPALELPRTPDADARLEAGGLLRVDEKRDELARFSLESGLGGRYLAPLSAREQAFYLRLPPGNPQSRALAARLAAGAGDARGFARAALAYLRRGGFRYTLQPPLLEGQAIDGLLFGSRQGFCEHYASAFAFLARAAGIPARVVVGYQGGEYNPVGRFWQVRSSDAHAWVEVWLADAGQWLRVDPTAAVSPGRLEQGAEQALPALRGDVGAAAILPPRWWRHARQQWQAVDFAWQQWVVGYDADRQQGLFQRLGLGGRVDAASVTRGLLIALLPALLPLMWWWRRRPGGPPLPEGWALLRQRLARRGVAVAPSQGPLELLKAARALPSDDYRRLKALVGEYIDLRYRAPQPDQVRARRWLRRARRWK
- the rpoS gene encoding RNA polymerase sigma factor RpoS, encoding MSNETDILDENELLDEENSEEAAAEAEAEEAAESTAVFEDVVADVTQIYLNDIGNNALLTPQEELALARRVVAGEFEARQKMIEHNLRLVVNIAKHYINRGLALLDLIEEGNIGLMHALEKFDPERGFRFSTYATWWIRQSIERAIMNQSRTIRLPVHVIKELNVYLRASRHLESQIGREPSIEEIAHLVGKPVEDVRKVMNLNERMASLDAPLDIDPMLSIGESIPDEQHEEPELQLHNSQLEMFVHDWLSQLNEKQRLVIERRYGLNGYEICTLEELAASLSLTRERVRQIQIEGLEQLRRILRRKGISRDFLL
- a CDS encoding peptidoglycan DD-metalloendopeptidase family protein — its product is MAAGKNRPGRPEDQARSGEIRSIVEWAQLKLQKRNTCAVRQSSKTQTSTIRQKNMLKMHCRYAYILVATIGAALAGCSSIAQQPAPVESAVSAPVAAAKPAQPAAAPDNTVAAPYRDQGSLNMQPVDKTAAVADGSGSYVVKPGDNLFRVSLNHGLKYKDVAAWNNLPDTNIKVGQVLRLTPPGSSAPAASSTAARPAPEATAADHAAAQAGGATTVKAYPKALKLPYGGDAVKDLAAQSEGRAGDKHNAQASTPASAPLPGKKPEASAASPSPAADASAPTAQEDAVAWLWPTEGKLSKGYSENNKGIEISGRLGQPVLAAGDGKVVYSGAGLRGYGKLIIIKHNKTFLSAYAHNSQLLVKEGQSVKKGQKIAEMGNSDADQVKLHFEIRRFGKPVDPMQYLEHKS